A region from the Streptomyces lydicus genome encodes:
- a CDS encoding type VII secretion system-associated protein encodes MEESTQSAMTAGVPVTGEEMPEPPPEVIEAARQAPDHWLAMVDLTWQGEGPPPLWALIGQWRSDGAGEIVEWRDNPEYRPSPQMLDWAEPTDAVDCALQLAATGYGPGEAVSEALARAEVSVLVTATGTPLAAASPEGTPVIPVYTSQSYLESVGRLLYDRRPVAALVEQLPPGHALYLNPTGPVSMLVDTEELRAVLTGTSTTAGEPRDAAVPVAPRPGTGAGGAEPVGSGRAIGKPARAAKGTTAVGAGMAGSGMSRGAN; translated from the coding sequence ATGGAAGAGAGCACACAGTCGGCGATGACGGCGGGCGTTCCCGTCACGGGCGAGGAGATGCCCGAGCCCCCACCGGAGGTCATCGAGGCGGCACGCCAGGCACCCGATCACTGGCTGGCCATGGTGGATCTGACCTGGCAGGGAGAGGGGCCACCGCCCCTCTGGGCGCTGATCGGGCAGTGGCGCTCGGACGGGGCCGGCGAGATCGTCGAGTGGCGCGACAATCCGGAGTACCGGCCGTCACCGCAGATGCTGGACTGGGCGGAGCCGACCGATGCGGTCGACTGCGCGCTGCAGCTCGCCGCGACCGGCTACGGACCGGGAGAGGCCGTCTCCGAGGCGCTGGCGCGTGCGGAGGTGTCCGTCCTGGTGACCGCGACCGGTACGCCGCTGGCCGCCGCCTCACCCGAGGGCACCCCGGTGATCCCCGTGTACACCTCGCAGAGCTACCTCGAATCGGTGGGGCGTCTGCTGTACGACCGGCGGCCGGTGGCCGCCCTCGTCGAGCAGCTGCCGCCCGGGCATGCGTTGTACCTCAACCCGACCGGTCCGGTGAGCATGCTGGTGGACACCGAGGAGCTGCGCGCCGTGCTGACCGGCACGTCCACAACAGCCGGTGAACCGCGGGATGCGGCCGTGCCCGTGGCGCCGCGTCCGGGCACCGGGGCCGGTGGGGCCGAGCCCGTGGGCAGCGGCCGGGCCATCGGCAAGCCGGCCCGCGCCGCGAAGGGCACCACCGCCGTCGGAGCCGGAATGGCCGGCAGCGGCATGTCCCGCGGCGCCAACTGA
- a CDS encoding CoA-binding protein — protein sequence MYGDTGTIRKILTELGDTWAVVGLSGNEQRAAHGVAEVLQRYGKRIVPVHPKAETVHGEQGYPSLAAIPFPVDVVDVFVNSEQAGGIADEAVAVGAKAVWFQLGVIDEDAWNRVRNSGLAMVMDRCPAIEIPRLR from the coding sequence GTGTACGGCGACACCGGCACGATCCGCAAGATCCTCACCGAACTCGGCGACACCTGGGCCGTCGTGGGCCTGTCCGGCAATGAGCAGCGTGCGGCGCACGGCGTCGCCGAGGTGCTGCAGCGTTACGGCAAGCGGATCGTGCCGGTGCATCCGAAGGCGGAGACGGTGCACGGTGAGCAGGGGTATCCCTCGCTGGCCGCCATCCCCTTCCCGGTCGATGTGGTCGATGTGTTCGTCAACAGCGAGCAGGCGGGCGGTATCGCCGACGAGGCCGTGGCGGTCGGGGCGAAGGCCGTCTGGTTCCAGCTCGGGGTGATCGACGAGGACGCCTGGAACCGGGTGCGGAACTCCGGGCTCGCCATGGTGATGGATCGCTGCCCGGCCATTGAGATACCCCGTTTGCGCTGA
- a CDS encoding GNAT family N-acetyltransferase yields MSRMRAAVPEDAAELVRLRRLMFFAMNGHDAPGSWERDAEVTAHRQLTGPRARLAGFVVEGDETGAPHLAACALGTIEERLPSPSHPTGRFGFVFNVCTDPRYRGRGYARATTQALLGWFTERGVTRVDLHATDDAEPLYRRLGFAEHPTALSLELPSGAFAP; encoded by the coding sequence ATGAGCCGGATGCGAGCCGCTGTGCCAGAAGACGCCGCCGAGTTGGTCCGGTTGCGCCGTCTGATGTTCTTCGCCATGAACGGGCATGATGCGCCCGGGAGTTGGGAGCGGGACGCGGAGGTGACGGCACATCGGCAGCTGACCGGGCCGCGGGCGCGGCTGGCCGGATTCGTGGTGGAAGGCGACGAGACCGGTGCGCCCCATCTCGCGGCGTGCGCGCTCGGTACGATCGAGGAGCGGCTGCCGTCACCGAGCCATCCGACGGGGCGTTTCGGCTTCGTCTTCAACGTCTGCACGGACCCCCGCTACCGGGGTCGCGGCTATGCGCGCGCCACCACACAGGCCCTGCTCGGCTGGTTCACCGAACGGGGCGTCACCCGGGTCGATCTGCATGCCACCGACGATGCCGAGCCGTTGTACCGGCGTCTGGGATTCGCCGAGCACCCCACGGCGCTGTCACTGGAGCTGCCCTCCGGCGCGTTCGCCCCGTAG
- a CDS encoding YigZ family protein: MQEQYRTLAREGVHEIEINKSRFLCALAPVATEAEAQDFIARIRKEHPTARHHCFAYVLGADGGIQKASDDGEPGGTAGVPMLQMLVRREVRYVVAVVTRYFGGVKLGAGGLIRAYGGVVGEALDALGTVTRQRFRLVTVTVDHQRAGRVENDLRTTGRAVREVSYGAEVRIEIGLPEADLDAFRAWLADTTAGTARLELGGEAYGDL; encoded by the coding sequence ATGCAGGAGCAGTACCGCACGCTCGCGCGCGAGGGTGTCCATGAGATCGAGATCAACAAGTCCCGCTTCCTCTGCGCGCTCGCGCCCGTCGCGACCGAGGCCGAGGCCCAGGACTTCATCGCGCGCATCCGCAAGGAGCATCCCACCGCCCGCCACCACTGCTTCGCCTACGTCCTGGGCGCCGACGGCGGCATCCAGAAGGCCAGCGACGACGGCGAGCCGGGCGGTACCGCGGGCGTACCGATGCTGCAGATGCTGGTGCGCCGCGAGGTCCGCTATGTCGTCGCCGTCGTCACCCGCTACTTCGGCGGGGTGAAGCTGGGCGCCGGCGGCCTCATCCGGGCGTACGGCGGTGTCGTCGGCGAGGCGCTGGACGCGCTGGGCACGGTCACCCGGCAGCGCTTCCGCCTGGTGACGGTCACCGTCGACCACCAGCGCGCGGGCCGGGTGGAGAACGATCTGCGCACGACGGGACGGGCGGTGCGTGAGGTCAGCTACGGGGCAGAGGTCAGGATCGAGATCGGACTGCCGGAGGCCGACCTCGATGCCTTCCGCGCCTGGCTCGCGGACACCACTGCCGGCACGGCGAGGCTGGAGCTCGGCGGCGAGGCGTACGGCGACCTCTGA
- a CDS encoding XRE family transcriptional regulator, with translation MTDLDQLTQSLARNLKHWRAERGFTLDALAARAGVSRGMIIQIEQARTNPSVGTTVKIADALGVSITTLLDYEQGPQVRIVAPGEAVRLWSTEGGSFTTLLVGAEAPGPYELWDWRLMPGDSSASDPHPPGTVELLHVRAGTLTLVVDGAEHAVPAGASATFEAKVAHGYRNDGAEPVEMTMSVIIPPAG, from the coding sequence GTGACGGACCTCGACCAGCTCACGCAGTCGCTCGCCCGCAACCTCAAGCACTGGCGCGCCGAGCGCGGCTTCACCCTCGATGCGCTGGCGGCCCGCGCCGGGGTCAGCCGCGGCATGATCATCCAGATCGAGCAGGCCCGGACGAATCCGAGCGTGGGTACCACCGTCAAGATCGCCGACGCGCTCGGCGTCAGCATCACCACGCTCCTCGACTACGAACAGGGTCCGCAGGTCCGCATCGTGGCGCCCGGCGAAGCGGTCCGGCTGTGGTCCACCGAGGGCGGCAGCTTCACCACGCTCCTGGTGGGCGCCGAAGCGCCCGGCCCGTACGAGCTGTGGGACTGGCGGCTGATGCCCGGCGACAGCAGCGCCTCCGATCCGCATCCGCCCGGCACCGTCGAACTGCTGCATGTCCGGGCCGGCACACTGACGCTGGTCGTGGACGGTGCGGAGCACGCGGTGCCCGCAGGTGCCTCGGCAACCTTCGAGGCCAAGGTCGCGCACGGCTACCGCAACGACGGTGCGGAACCGGTCGAGATGACCATGTCGGTGATCATCCCGCCCGCCGGCTGA
- a CDS encoding YbaK/EbsC family protein → MPVPMDAFDEVRPAVECLDLLTAPVADAVRAWSGSVPVEEVRFVDTDPAVADTALLVERHGPWLLEQSANCVVVAAKRGGETTLAACVALSHTRVDVNGVVRRHLGARKASFAPMDRAVGDSGMEYGGITPIGLPAHWPLLVDSAAADIPYALMGSGSRRGKLIVPGKALAELPGVTVLEGLAIA, encoded by the coding sequence ATGCCTGTGCCGATGGATGCTTTCGACGAGGTCCGGCCCGCTGTGGAGTGCCTGGATCTGCTGACCGCGCCGGTGGCCGACGCAGTGCGTGCCTGGAGCGGATCCGTGCCGGTCGAGGAGGTGCGCTTCGTCGACACGGACCCGGCCGTCGCGGACACCGCGCTGCTCGTCGAGCGCCATGGCCCCTGGCTCCTGGAGCAGTCGGCGAACTGTGTGGTGGTGGCCGCCAAGCGCGGCGGTGAGACCACCCTGGCCGCCTGCGTCGCCCTCTCGCACACCCGCGTCGACGTCAATGGCGTGGTGCGGCGTCATCTGGGTGCCCGCAAGGCCTCGTTCGCGCCGATGGACCGGGCGGTCGGCGACAGCGGGATGGAGTACGGCGGGATCACCCCGATCGGCCTGCCCGCGCACTGGCCGCTGCTGGTGGACTCGGCCGCCGCCGATATCCCCTACGCCCTGATGGGCAGCGGCAGCCGCCGCGGCAAGCTCATCGTGCCGGGCAAGGCACTGGCCGAACTGCCCGGCGTCACGGTCCTGGAGGGGCTGGCCATCGCCTAG